One genomic region from Myripristis murdjan chromosome 7, fMyrMur1.1, whole genome shotgun sequence encodes:
- the uba1 gene encoding ubiquitin-like modifier-activating enzyme 1 has product MSSSPLSKKRRLSGTETKTGSHCSSSNSVRTELSHTPANGMAKNGNDAEIDEGLYSRQLYVLGHDAMKRMQNSNVLISGMRGLGVEIAKNVILGGVKSVTVHDQGVAEWRDLSSQFYLREEDLGKNRAEVSQPRLAELNSYVPVAAYTGALTDDYLTQFQVVVLTNSTLEEQQHVGEFCHSKSIKLVIADTRGLFGQLFCDFGEEMMVYDTNGEQPLSAMISMITKDTAGVVTCLDEARHGFESGDFVTFTEVQGMTELNGCQPVEIKALGPYTFSICDTTGFSDYVRGGIVSQVKMPKKISFKSISSSMAEPEFMMTDFAKFERPGQLHVGFQALHAFQKKHSHLPKPWSQADGDELVTLAKEVNSAQTGSAKVEQLDEALIKKMAFVSAGDLAPLNAFIGGLAAQEVMKACTGKFMPIMQWLYFDALECLSEEEGAILTEEECAPRNCRYDGQIAVFGTKLQDVLAKQRYFLVGAGAIGCELLKNFAMMGLAGGEGEVIVTDMDTIEKSNLNRQFLFRPWDVTKMKSETAAAAVKQMNPSIKITGHQNRVGPDTERIYDDDFFENLDGVANALDNVDARMYMDRRCVYYRKPLLESGTLGTKGNVQVVIPFLTESYSSSQDPPEKSIPICTLKNFPNAIEHTLQWARDEFEGLFKQPSENAMQYLTDPKFMERTLKLPGAQPLEVLEAVYKSLVTDCPHSWADCVAWARNHWQCQYSNNIRQLLHNFPPDQLTSSGAPFWSGPKRCPHPLEFSTSNELHMDYIMAAANLYAQTYGLPGNTDRAAVTKILQDVHVPTFTPRSGVKIHVSDQELQSANASVDDSRLEELKTLLPAPESSSQFKLNPVDFEKDDDTNFHMDFIVAASNLRAENYDIPPADRHKSKLIAGKIIPAIATTTASVVGLVCLELIKIVQGHKKLESYKNGFMNLALPFFAFSEPIAAPSHKYYEINWTLWDRFEVKGMQSNGEEMTLRQFLDYFKNEHKLEITMLSQGVSMLYSFFMPAAKLKERLELPMTEIVTKVSKKKLGKHVKALVFELCCNDLSDEDVEVPYVRYTIR; this is encoded by the exons ATGTCCAGCTCGCCGCTGTCCAAGAAGCGTCGCTTGTCAGGAACAGAGACGAAGACGGGATCCCACTGCTCCTCCTCTAACTCTGTCAGAACTGAACTGTCCCACACACCTGCCAAC GGCATGGCTAAGAATGGCAATGATGCTGAGATTGATGAAGGCCTGTACTCCAGACAGCT TTACGTGCTGGGCCATGATGCTATGAAGCGCATGCAGAACTCCAATGTCCTCATCTCTGGTATGAGAGGGCTGGGAGTGGAGATTGCCAAGAACGTCATCCTCGGAGGAGTCAAAAGTGTCACTGTGCATGACCAGGGTGTTGCAGAATGGAGAGATCTCTCCTCACAG TTCTACCTGCGGGAAGAGGACCTGGGAAAGAACAGGGCAGAGGTGAGTCAGCCTCGTTTGGCTGAGCTCAACAGCTATGTCCCTGTGGCTGCCTACACTGGAGCCCTTACTGATGACTACCTGACCCAGTTCCAG GTGGTAGTGCTGACTAACTCCActctggaggagcagcagcatgtGGGAGAGTTCTGCCACAGCAAAAGCATCAAGTTGGTCATTGCTGACACACGGGGCCTGTTTGG ccAGCTGTTCTGTGACTTTGGTGAGGAGATGATGGTGTATGACACCAATGGAGAGCAGCCTCTGAGTGCAATGATCTCCATGATAACCAAG GACACTGCAGGTGTAGTGACATGTCTGGATGAGGCTCGCCATGGCTTTGAGAGTGGAGACTTTGTCACCTTCACAGAGGTTCAGGGTATGACGGAGCTCAACGGCTGCCAGCCAGTTGAAATCAAGGCTCTGG GTCCCTATACCTTCAGCATCTGTGACACAACTGGCTTTTCTGACTATGTAAGAGGAGGAATTGTTTCCCAGGTCAAGATGCCCAAGAAGATTTCTTTT AAATCCATCTCTTCATCCATGGCTGAGCCAGAGTTCATGATGACAGACTTTGCCAAGTTTGAGCGTCCTGGACAGCTGCATGTTGGCTTCCAGGCTCTCCATGCGTTCCAGAAGAAACACAGCCACCTCCCCAAGCCCTGGAGCCAG GCTGATGGAGATGAGCTGGTAACACTGGCTAAGGAAGTGAACTCTGCCCAGACTGGGTCTGCTAAAGTGGAGCAGCTAGATGAAGCTCTTATCAAAAAAATGGCCTTTGTCTCTGCTGGTGACCTGGCTCCTCTGAATGCTTTCATTGGAGGTCTAGCTGCTCAGGAAGTGATGAAG GCATGCACAGGGAAATTTATGCCCATAATGCAGTGGCTATACTTTGATGCACTGGAGTGCCTGTCTGAAGAGGAAGGAGCCATACTCACTGAGGAAGAGTGTGCCCCT AGGAACTGTCGCTATGATGGCCAGATTGCTGTGTTTGGCACCAAGCTGCAGGATGTGCTTGCCAAACAGCGCTACTTTCTG GTGGGAGCTGGTGCTATTGGCTGTGAGCTGTTGAAAAACTTTGCCATGATGGGACTGGCTGGTGGGGAAGGCGAGGTGATTGTGACAGACATGGATACCATAGAGAAGTCCAACCTCAACCGACAGTTCCTCTTCAGACCCTGGGACGTCACG AAAATGAAGAGTGAGACGGCTGCTGCAGCAGTGAAGCAGATGAACCCATCTATCAAGATCACAGGTCACCAGAACAGAGTGGGCCCGGACACAGAGAGAATCTACGACGACGACTTCTTTGAAAACCTGGACGGAGTGGCTAATGCACTGGACAATGTTGACGCAC GTATGTACATGGACCGGCGGTGTGTGTATTACCGTAAGCCCCTACTGGAGTCTGGTACTCTGGGCACCAAGGGCAATGTGCAGGTCGTCATCCCCTTCCTCACAGAGTCCTACAGCTCCAGCCAGGACCCCCCAGAGAAGTCCATCCCCATCTGCACCCTCAAGAACTTCCCCAATGCCATTGAACACACACTACAG TGGGCCCGTGATGAGTTTGAGGGACTATTCAAACAGCCATCAGAGAATGCCATGCAGTACCTCAC AGATCCAAAGTTCATGGAGCGTACTCTGAAACTCCCTGGAGCTCAGCCCCTGGAGGTGCTGGAGGCTGTCTACAAGAGCCTGGTGACAGACTGCCCTCACAGCTGGGCCGACTGTGTAGCCTGGGCACGCAACCACTGGCAGTGTCAATACAGCAACAACATCCGCCAGCTACTGCACAACTTCCCTCCAGATCAG CTCACCAGCTCTGGTGCCCCCTTCTGGTCTGGTCCAAAGAGGTGTCCTCACCCCTTAGAGTTCAGCACTAGCAAC GAGCTGCACATGGATTATATCATGGCAGCAGCCAACCTGTATGCTCAGACGTACGGCCTGCCTGGCAACACCGACCGTGCAGCCGTGACCAAGATCCTACAGGATGTTCATGTGCCGACCTTCACCCCCCGGTCAGGGGTTAAAATCCATGTCTCTGATCAGGAGCTGCAGAGCGCCAATGCTTCTGTTG ATGACTCCAGACTGGAGGAACTGAAGACCCTGCTGCCTGCCCCCGAGTCATCTTCCCAATTTAAACTCAACCCTGTTGACTTTGAGAAG GATGATGACACCAATTTCCATATGGACTTCATTGTAGCAGCGTCAAACCTGAGAGCAGAGAACTATGACATTCCCCCTGCTGACAGACACAAG AGCAAACTGATAGCTGGCAAGATCATTCCTGCCATTGCCACCACTACGGCCTCAGTTGTGGGCCTGGTGTGTCTGGAGCTCATCAAGATCGTCCAGGGACACAAGAAGCTGGAGTCGTACAAGAATGGCTTCATGAACTTGGCCCTGCCTTTCTTTGCCTTCTCCGAGCCCATTGCTGCCCCCAGCCACAAG TACTATGAAATCAACTGGACTTTGTGGGATCGCTTTGAGGTCAAGGGCATGCAGTCCAACGGGGAGGAGATGACACTCCGACAGTTCCTGGACTATTTTAAA AATGAACATAAGTTGGAGATCACCATGCTTTCTCAGGGAGTGTCCATGCTCTACTCCTTCTTCATGCCTGCTGCCAAACTCAAAGAGAGACTGGAGCTGCC gatgACTGAGATCGTGACCAAGGTGTCCAAAAAGAAACTGGGCAAGCACGTGAAAGCCCTGGTGTTTGAGCTATGCTGCAACGATTTGTCGGATGAAGACGTGGAAGTGCCCTATGTCAGATACACCATCCGCTGA
- the arhgef3l gene encoding rho guanine nucleotide exchange factor (GEF) 3, like — protein sequence METEETGETGTSWSAVPRDVHAIPCDHAGKKRKQDPGPDPVMEDDEEEEDDDMILEQMKDSEEPSNKRVKPVTKSNSLTGVITPVKTPALKRIGQSISRSISFRTEARPLPPALRSRQKASSFPRRRNSQCWSDTVESHDLTAKEIKRQEVIYELTQGERQLIDDLVLVKKVYYEPMLKLDIMTESELGQIFGTLDSLIPLHEDLLSRLERLRGSEKTVGEVGPTLMNWFPCLEAYVTYCCNQVGAKSLLDHKKHEKKVERFLRLCQESSFSRKLDLWNFLDLPRSRLVKYPLLLKEIQKCTPPEHPDEDTLPDALELIQSIVAEVNRKTGEAECQFYRRGLSYLEEGQRINEIQLSRFLYCHGELKNSKGQRLHVFLFEQALVLTRPGEGKEGGHVFQVYKQPLPNDLLNLEDIPDGEAGGGGTFRGAFTGGNDKVRNCFRVSSRGRAKASSHSLQANDSFSKQQWISCLRQAIVQSRDRSAQTSQSQLCSHTDPALYHIADISLNSDTEMTEHASR from the exons atggagacagaggagactGGTGAAACAGGGACTTCCTG GTCTGCCGTGCCAAGAGATGTACATGCCATCCCCTGTGACCATGCTGGG aagaaaagaaagcaggACCCAGGCCCTGATCCGGTCATGGAG gatgacgaggaggaggaggatgacgacATGATATTGGAGCAAATGAAGGACTCAGAG GAGCCCAGTAATAAGAGGGTTAAACCTGTGACAAAGTCCAATAGCCTAACAGGCGTCATAACCCCAGTGAAGACCCCTGCTCTCAAACGCATTGGACAGTCCATTTCG CGTTCTATCAGCTTTCGTACTGAGGCGCGACCTTTACCCCCGGCTCTCCGCTCTCGCCAGAAGGCCTCCTCGTTTCCACGGAGACGCAACAGTCAATGCTGGAGTGACACTGTGGAGAGTCATGACCTTACCGCAAAGGAGATCAAACGCCAAGAG GTGATCTATGAGCTGACTCAGGGAGAGAGGCAGCTCATTGACGACCTTGTTCTGGTTAAGAAG GTGTATTATGAGCCAATGCTGAAGCTGGACATCATGACAGAGAGTGAACTGGGGCAGATCTTTGGGACTCTGGACTCTCTCATTCCCCTTCATGAAG ATCTTCTGAGTCGTCTCGAGAGGCTGAGAGGATCAGAGAAGACAGTTGGGGAGGTGGGGCCCACTCTGATGAACTGG tttCCTTGCTTGGAGGCCTATGTTACATACTGCTGCAACCAGGTGGGGGCCAAATCCCTGTTGGACCACAAGAAGCATGAGAAAAAAGTGGAGCGCTTCCTGCGCCTCTGTCAAGAATCTTCTTTTAGCAGGAAACTGGACCTCTGGAACTTCCTGGATCTCCCTCGAAGCCGACTGGTGAAATACCCCCTGCTGCTGAAAGAAATCCAGAAGTGCACACCTCCAGAGCACCCTGATGAAGACACACTGCCTGATGCT TTGGAGTTGATCCAGAGCATCGTGGCGGAGGTGAACAGGAAGACAGGGGAGGCTGAATGCCAGTTCTACAGGAGGGGGCTGTCTTACCTCGAGGAGGGCCAGagaataaatgaaatacaacTGTCCCGCTTCCTCTACTGCCACGGAGAGCTCAAAAACAGCAAAGGACAG CGGCTGCATGTCTTCCTGTTTGAGCAGGCTCTGGTCCTGACCAGGCCAGGAGAGGGCAAAGAGGGAGGCCATGTGTTCCAAGTGTACAAGCAGCCTCTGCCCAATGACTTGCTCAACCTGGAGGATATCCCAGATGGAGAGGCTGGCGGAGGGGGCACCTTTAGGGGAGCCTTCACTGGGGGTAATGATAAAG TGAGGAACTGCTTCCGTGTGAGCAGCAGAGGGCGCGCCAAAGCCTCCTCTCACAGCCTGCAGGCCAACGACTCCTTCAGTAAGCAGCAGTGGATCAGCTGTCTGCGCCAAGCCATTGTCCAATCACGAGACAGGAGTGCTCAGACCAGCCAGTCACAGCTCTGCTCCCACACTGATCCCGCCCTCTATCACATAGCTGATATCAGCCTCAACTCAGACACAGAGATGACAGAACATGCCAGCCGCTGA